One window of the Prochlorococcus marinus XMU1411 genome contains the following:
- a CDS encoding ATP-dependent DNA ligase, which yields MSLKNFSELFVDLDSSNSTNNKIEVLKNYFLSNDPIDNSWAIYLLTGKNNKRFISGRYLKNLFSQIYEYPEWLIDTCYLKVGDSAEVITLLLKNKSTSRKKKLSNISLNELLSKTIPDLSKLNEEEKNLEIKNLWETLPEDNHLIFNKILTGTFRVGVSIGLITKSISKLINLDEEIISHRLMGNFDPSIDSYEFLINKNINLQELNSKPFPFLLANTIEDKILKHSINNFQFEWKYDGIRMQLIKRSGNVSLWTRGQELVNESFPELVEKMTHIKDDFVLDGELLVWNFKEQIAFDFSSLQKRINRKSPTRSIQIKYPIIFIAYDLLEINGRDIREIKLENRRIELEKYFSKWQNKTENNISDIFKISDLIYPKDWPDALTYKEKSRENNTEGLIIKKKTSIYASGRKKGIWWKYKVDPMQLDAVLIYAKGGSGRRAGLYTDYSFALWKDQELIKFASAYSGLTNIEIKELDKWIRKNTIEKFGPVRSLKPEMVFEISFEKIQISKRHKSGIAVRFPRITKWRKDKKINDADSLENAYELMKK from the coding sequence ATGAGCTTAAAAAATTTTTCAGAATTATTTGTAGATTTAGATTCAAGTAACAGTACAAATAATAAAATTGAAGTTTTAAAGAATTATTTTTTATCTAATGATCCAATAGATAATTCATGGGCAATATATTTACTTACTGGGAAAAATAATAAGAGATTTATTAGTGGAAGATATTTAAAAAATCTTTTTTCTCAAATATATGAATATCCCGAATGGTTAATTGATACATGTTATTTAAAAGTTGGTGATTCTGCTGAAGTAATAACGTTATTACTTAAAAATAAAAGTACCTCAAGAAAAAAGAAATTATCAAATATAAGTCTCAATGAATTACTAAGCAAAACAATTCCTGATTTATCAAAACTTAATGAGGAGGAAAAGAATTTAGAAATTAAAAATCTTTGGGAAACATTGCCTGAAGATAACCATCTAATTTTCAATAAAATACTTACAGGAACCTTTAGAGTAGGAGTCTCAATCGGATTAATCACAAAATCAATATCAAAACTAATTAATTTGGATGAAGAGATTATTTCTCATAGGTTGATGGGGAATTTCGATCCTTCAATTGATTCATATGAATTTTTAATTAACAAGAATATCAATCTTCAAGAGTTAAATTCCAAACCATTTCCATTTCTCCTAGCAAATACCATTGAAGATAAAATCCTCAAACATTCAATAAATAATTTTCAATTTGAATGGAAATACGACGGTATTAGGATGCAATTAATTAAAAGATCAGGCAATGTTTCGTTGTGGACAAGAGGGCAAGAATTAGTAAATGAATCTTTCCCAGAATTAGTAGAGAAAATGACGCATATAAAAGACGATTTTGTTCTTGATGGGGAATTATTAGTTTGGAATTTTAAAGAACAAATTGCCTTTGATTTTTCTTCACTTCAAAAAAGAATAAATAGAAAATCTCCTACTAGATCAATCCAAATAAAATATCCAATTATTTTTATTGCTTATGATCTTTTGGAGATTAATGGAAGAGATATAAGAGAAATTAAATTAGAAAATAGAAGAATTGAGTTAGAAAAATATTTTTCAAAATGGCAAAATAAAACTGAGAATAATATCTCGGATATTTTCAAAATATCTGATTTAATTTATCCTAAAGATTGGCCTGATGCCTTAACTTATAAAGAAAAATCTCGAGAAAATAATACTGAAGGATTAATAATTAAGAAAAAGACTTCTATATATGCTTCTGGTAGAAAAAAAGGTATTTGGTGGAAATATAAAGTTGATCCTATGCAGCTTGATGCTGTTCTAATTTATGCTAAGGGCGGTAGCGGTAGAAGAGCTGGTCTGTATACAGATTATAGTTTTGCATTATGGAAAGACCAGGAATTAATTAAATTTGCAAGTGCATATTCTGGTTTAACGAATATTGAGATTAAAGAACTAGATAAATGGATAAGGAAAAATACAATAGAAAAATTTGGTCCTGTTCGATCTTTAAAACCAGAAATGGTATTCGAAATATCTTTTGAGAAAATACAAATATCAAAGCGTCATAAATCAGGCATAGCAGTAAGATTTCCAAGAATAACAAAATGGAGAAAAGATAAAAAAATTAATGATGCAGATAGCCTAGAGAATGCTTATGAACTGATGAAAAAATAA
- a CDS encoding alpha-2-macroglobulin, with protein MKRIKQFYKIFLITIFLSSCRTSINNEYPIINSEENINENVNSEKKRMELKFSCGEDGISEYLDDGWIILKEDSQEKICTWKSVPASKDCDLEKDKGCKITKPDKIGEEKTYLLEK; from the coding sequence ATGAAAAGAATAAAACAATTTTATAAAATATTTTTAATCACAATTTTTCTAAGTTCCTGCAGAACATCAATCAATAACGAATATCCCATAATTAATTCTGAAGAAAATATTAATGAGAATGTTAATTCAGAAAAAAAAAGAATGGAATTAAAATTTTCCTGTGGAGAAGATGGGATATCAGAATACTTAGATGATGGATGGATTATCTTAAAAGAAGATTCTCAAGAAAAAATTTGTACTTGGAAATCTGTTCCTGCATCAAAAGATTGTGATTTAGAAAAAGATAAAGGTTGTAAAATAACGAAGCCTGACAAAATTGGTGAAGAAAAAACTTATTTATTAGAAAAATAA
- a CDS encoding CopG family transcriptional regulator translates to MENKVKRIGYLPRKRVLEIIDEISKSESISRSKVVGILVEEALDARGIANFGYSNISKSNLYKSGDYKEVQNENIHLKEAEDEFVDDSGYTVSSHKKLDRSISSADIELANKINILKESGLI, encoded by the coding sequence ATGGAAAATAAAGTTAAAAGAATAGGATATCTTCCGCGAAAAAGGGTCCTAGAAATTATTGATGAGATATCCAAAAGCGAATCTATTAGTAGATCTAAAGTTGTTGGAATTTTAGTAGAGGAAGCTTTAGATGCCAGAGGAATTGCAAATTTTGGTTATAGCAATATAAGCAAATCAAATTTATACAAATCAGGCGATTACAAAGAGGTTCAAAATGAGAATATCCATTTAAAGGAAGCTGAAGATGAATTTGTTGATGATAGTGGTTATACAGTCTCTTCTCATAAGAAATTAGATCGTTCAATATCCTCTGCAGATATTGAATTAGCAAATAAAATTAATATTCTTAAAGAATCTGGATTAATATAA
- a CDS encoding competence protein ComC, giving the protein MSIKKILNSLEKSWERDDILLKIKNGFNTDRIINEFIKNNEIQIKELNTLLRPEDIDLLNQVEQLSTCESKLINKIKGLNYLENNEKDHIINGQKILPSSRFSFDSISSFMINWSNKVVVIALITISAIALSKQAWT; this is encoded by the coding sequence ATGAGCATAAAAAAAATTTTAAATTCTCTTGAAAAATCCTGGGAAAGAGATGATATTCTTTTAAAAATAAAGAATGGTTTTAATACGGATAGGATTATTAATGAATTTATAAAAAACAACGAGATACAAATTAAAGAATTAAATACTTTATTAAGACCAGAAGATATTGATTTATTAAATCAAGTAGAACAACTATCAACTTGCGAATCTAAGTTAATAAATAAGATTAAAGGTTTAAATTACTTAGAAAATAATGAAAAAGATCACATAATAAATGGGCAAAAGATTTTGCCTTCTAGTAGATTTTCTTTTGACAGCATTAGCTCATTCATGATCAATTGGAGCAACAAAGTTGTAGTTATTGCTTTAATAACAATTTCTGCCATAGCTTTGTCAAAACAAGCATGGACATAA
- a CDS encoding ligase-associated DNA damage response exonuclease: MRTNREDLIRHKDENLYCELADTWIDPSKPVKRALITHAHFDHFTFGCEEYISTTETAILLKERVGNNIKIKAFDYGEEFKINGISISFHPSGHILGSSQIRFIFAEEKWLISGDFKLQKDETCKQYEIVKTDYLISECTFGLPIFKWDETKKIANDISKWITNSPEKTSLLFCYSLGKAQRLLNEISQTNFRGDIYSHGSIHKINNSYKNLGIDIIDTIKIENKKKIDQLKGSLILLPPSLSKGSYLKNFKNIQTAFASGWMSIRALRKRSGYDKGFAISDHADWDGILEVVKKSEAKNVFFHHGDFEALSKYLIEKESINVLSFSK, from the coding sequence TTGAGAACTAACCGAGAAGATTTAATTAGACACAAAGATGAGAATCTTTATTGTGAACTTGCTGATACTTGGATTGATCCAAGTAAGCCAGTAAAAAGAGCATTAATAACCCATGCTCATTTTGATCATTTTACATTTGGCTGTGAAGAATATATTTCTACTACGGAGACTGCGATACTTCTTAAAGAAAGAGTTGGAAATAACATAAAAATTAAGGCTTTTGATTATGGAGAAGAATTTAAGATAAATGGGATCAGTATTTCTTTTCATCCTTCTGGTCATATCCTTGGATCTAGTCAAATAAGATTTATTTTTGCTGAAGAAAAATGGCTAATTTCAGGTGACTTTAAGCTTCAAAAAGATGAGACTTGCAAACAATATGAAATAGTAAAAACTGATTATTTAATAAGCGAGTGTACTTTTGGGTTACCAATCTTTAAGTGGGATGAAACAAAAAAAATAGCGAATGATATTTCAAAATGGATAACAAATTCACCTGAAAAAACTTCTTTACTTTTCTGCTATTCACTTGGAAAAGCTCAGAGATTGTTAAACGAAATTAGTCAAACAAATTTTAGAGGTGATATTTATTCTCATGGTAGTATTCATAAAATAAACAATAGTTATAAAAATCTAGGAATAGATATTATAGATACTATAAAAATCGAAAATAAAAAAAAGATTGATCAACTTAAAGGAAGTTTAATATTATTACCGCCATCTTTAAGTAAAGGCTCCTATCTAAAAAATTTCAAAAATATTCAAACAGCTTTTGCGAGTGGATGGATGTCAATAAGAGCCCTAAGAAAAAGATCTGGATATGACAAAGGATTCGCAATTTCAGATCATGCCGATTGGGATGGAATTCTGGAAGTAGTAAAAAAGTCTGAAGCAAAAAATGTATTTTTTCATCATGGCGATTTTGAAGCCTTAAGTAAATATTTAATTGAAAAGGAATCAATAAATGTTCTTTCCTTCAGTAAATAA
- a CDS encoding DUF2130 domain-containing protein, with amino-acid sequence MKEIKCPSCGETFRIDPSSFEEILIQIKDEEFNKQIKERLILAEEDNKKALEILKRELKIKLIEQNQIKENEIQALESKLNIAEEKKSNAINDLRNQATNKINSLNHELNKLKEQIKNQSLISELSLKNKVNEAVTNLEKENSFLTSSIEKMKLEQSINEKLIEEKFKNKISERDLTIQELREMKSRLSTKMVGETLEIHCETQFNLNRATAFKNSYFEKDNDVTSGSKGDYIFREFDNTNIEIVSIMFEMKNESLNGTNKRKNEDFFKELDKDRRQKSCEYAVLVSLLEPDSELYNSGIVDVSHRFPKMYVIRPQFFLPIISLLRNASMETLKYKSQIDLMKRENYDITNFESTLEQFKNAVGKNVSLAQDRFNDAITEIDKSITHLQKTKEALILSKKHLLSADSKSQDLTVKKLTRNNPTMKKKFNDLNNFEDEVA; translated from the coding sequence ATGAAAGAAATTAAATGTCCATCATGCGGAGAAACTTTCCGAATTGATCCAAGTAGCTTTGAAGAAATACTTATTCAAATAAAAGACGAAGAATTTAATAAGCAAATTAAAGAAAGACTTATACTAGCCGAAGAAGATAATAAAAAAGCTTTAGAAATTTTAAAGCGTGAATTAAAAATTAAGTTAATAGAGCAAAACCAGATTAAAGAAAATGAGATACAAGCACTTGAATCTAAATTAAATATTGCAGAGGAAAAGAAATCAAATGCTATTAACGACTTAAGAAATCAAGCAACAAATAAAATTAATTCATTAAATCATGAATTAAATAAATTAAAAGAGCAAATCAAAAACCAGTCTTTAATTTCAGAATTATCTTTAAAAAATAAAGTCAATGAAGCCGTTACTAATTTAGAGAAAGAAAACTCATTTTTAACAAGTTCCATTGAAAAGATGAAGCTTGAACAATCAATAAATGAAAAATTAATTGAAGAAAAGTTTAAAAACAAAATTAGTGAAAGAGATCTTACTATTCAAGAGCTTAGAGAGATGAAATCAAGATTGTCAACAAAAATGGTAGGCGAAACCTTAGAAATCCATTGTGAAACCCAATTTAATCTTAACAGGGCCACAGCTTTTAAAAACTCCTATTTTGAAAAGGATAATGATGTCACTTCTGGAAGTAAAGGTGACTATATATTTAGAGAATTTGATAATACTAATATTGAAATAGTATCTATAATGTTTGAGATGAAGAACGAAAGTTTAAATGGAACTAATAAAAGAAAGAACGAAGACTTCTTTAAAGAGTTGGATAAAGATAGAAGACAAAAATCTTGTGAGTATGCAGTACTCGTTTCGCTTTTAGAACCAGATAGTGAACTATATAATTCAGGAATAGTAGATGTTTCACATAGATTCCCAAAGATGTATGTTATTAGACCTCAATTTTTCTTGCCGATTATTTCTCTGCTAAGAAATGCATCTATGGAAACCTTAAAATACAAATCACAAATTGATTTAATGAAACGCGAGAATTATGACATAACTAATTTTGAAAGTACTCTTGAGCAATTTAAGAATGCAGTTGGTAAAAATGTTTCACTTGCCCAAGATAGATTTAATGATGCAATTACAGAAATTGATAAATCTATAACCCATTTGCAAAAAACTAAGGAGGCTTTAATTCTCTCAAAAAAACATCTTTTATCTGCTGACAGCAAATCGCAAGATTTAACAGTAAAGAAATTAACTAGAAATAACCCAACCATGAAGAAGAAGTTTAATGATTTAAATAATTTCGAAGATGAAGTAGCCTAA
- the pdeM gene encoding ligase-associated DNA damage response endonuclease PdeM, whose amino-acid sequence MKKSSYKFIWEDTLLEMLPSRTLFLPETKELLICDIHLGKAEYFQQNGIPLTNNSDKNNLERIKKIVKKYSPEKLIILGDLFHSKYSIDKTLKKKVEDLPELLKTNVELVLGNHDVGCDIKNIKIFDIRKTKNIIFSHEPVNFADNKILNICGHYHPKLYLKNKGDKLSFSCFAMDKNKNTLFLPAFGDLTGGYPCKKSFRKWAIVSEEEIIEIKSHKNLTEVN is encoded by the coding sequence ATGAAAAAAAGTTCTTATAAATTTATTTGGGAAGATACATTATTAGAGATGCTTCCTTCAAGAACGTTATTTCTACCAGAAACAAAAGAGTTGTTAATATGTGATATTCATCTTGGGAAAGCTGAGTATTTTCAGCAAAATGGTATACCTCTTACTAATAATTCAGACAAAAACAATTTAGAAAGAATAAAAAAGATAGTTAAAAAATATAGTCCGGAAAAGTTAATAATATTAGGAGATTTATTCCACAGCAAATATTCAATAGACAAAACTCTTAAAAAAAAAGTTGAGGATCTTCCTGAACTACTAAAAACAAATGTTGAACTTGTCCTTGGGAATCATGATGTAGGTTGTGATATTAAGAATATAAAAATTTTCGATATTAGAAAAACAAAAAATATTATTTTCAGCCATGAGCCAGTTAATTTTGCAGACAATAAAATCTTGAATATTTGTGGACATTATCATCCAAAACTCTACTTAAAAAACAAAGGAGATAAATTATCTTTTAGTTGTTTTGCAATGGATAAGAATAAAAATACACTATTTTTGCCTGCATTTGGAGACCTAACAGGCGGATATCCTTGTAAAAAGTCATTTAGAAAATGGGCAATTGTTTCTGAAGAAGAAATAATCGAAATAAAATCCCATAAAAATCTTACTGAAGTAAATTAA
- a CDS encoding ligase-associated DNA damage response DEXH box helicase, with amino-acid sequence MKNFKQNIKQNNLISKIKQFFFTNGWKPLPYQIESWEAFLNGENGIIQVPTGCGKTYAALMGPLSQIEDPKNNKSVNILLITPLKALTRDLKNSIQLAALHFNKEITVEIRNGDTTSYEKKKQLAKPPNILITTPESLSLLLSNKESNNLFKELSSIIIDEWHELMGSKRGNQVELSLSWLRGNIKNLQIWAMSATIGNIEEAAKAIVGMSAIKPKIISTNIQKEIEIISVLPKEETTFPWSGHLGIRSHSSLLKNLDKNKSTLLFTNTRNQSERWYQCLKFYLPEMEDKIALHHGSLDKEDRKRVEEGVKDGLIKWVVCTSSLDLGVDFQPVDQIVQIGSAKNLARLIQRAGRSAHRPGGKSKIIFMPTNSLELLEISAMRRIIKSGISEEIRLPELSYDVLLQHLISLACGNGFDPKIEKERIKSCWSYRNLKDQDWNWCLDFLEYGGKCLKAYPKYKKIIKQESQNNDENFKYFVKDKSIIRMHKFNIGTITSDKFVNVKYMKGKSLGNLEENFASKLNPGDTFYFAGKMLEFVRIRDMILYVKKSTKKSSLIPAWVGGQMAISDLLCESLRKEIDICSELENYDYLNPELNSLRPILKKQRVLSNIPKKDEFLIEIYKTKDLSNLFVFTLDGKFVNEGIAFLWALRLAKLKQSTFSITANDFGFSLTTVDDYDFSIIKKEADYFLDNKKLEEDLENAINFSELTKRRFKNIAQISGLVNQNNPTKTKTSSQLQISSSLFYDVFTKYEEGHLLIKQSHQEVKEYQLENKRISRSLERLKNFKMLFNKIKTPTPFAFPLLVERLKNTLSNEPIEKRVEKLIKKYSD; translated from the coding sequence ATGAAAAATTTTAAGCAAAATATTAAGCAAAATAATTTAATTTCTAAAATTAAACAGTTTTTCTTCACAAATGGATGGAAGCCATTACCCTACCAGATCGAATCTTGGGAAGCATTTTTAAATGGAGAGAATGGAATAATACAAGTTCCTACTGGATGCGGCAAAACTTATGCTGCATTAATGGGGCCTCTATCACAGATAGAAGATCCCAAAAATAATAAAAGTGTGAATATATTATTAATTACGCCTTTAAAAGCACTAACTAGAGATTTAAAAAATTCCATACAATTAGCAGCTTTACATTTTAATAAAGAAATTACTGTAGAAATCAGGAATGGGGATACCACCTCATATGAAAAGAAAAAGCAATTAGCTAAACCACCTAATATCCTTATAACGACTCCAGAGTCTTTATCTCTTTTACTTTCTAATAAAGAATCTAATAATTTATTTAAGGAGTTGTCATCAATAATTATTGATGAATGGCATGAATTGATGGGTAGTAAAAGAGGTAACCAGGTCGAATTATCTTTAAGTTGGCTCAGGGGTAATATAAAAAATTTACAAATTTGGGCAATGTCTGCAACTATAGGAAATATTGAAGAAGCGGCAAAAGCAATAGTTGGTATGAGCGCTATTAAGCCCAAAATAATAAGTACAAATATTCAAAAAGAGATCGAAATTATAAGTGTTTTACCTAAGGAGGAAACGACCTTTCCATGGAGTGGGCATCTTGGAATTAGAAGTCATTCTTCACTTTTAAAAAACCTAGATAAAAATAAAAGCACCTTACTATTCACCAATACAAGAAATCAATCTGAAAGATGGTATCAATGTCTTAAATTTTATCTCCCAGAGATGGAAGATAAAATCGCACTTCATCATGGCTCTCTGGATAAAGAAGATAGAAAAAGAGTTGAAGAAGGGGTTAAAGACGGATTAATAAAATGGGTGGTCTGCACAAGCTCATTAGATTTGGGGGTTGACTTCCAACCTGTAGATCAAATAGTTCAAATTGGTAGCGCAAAGAATTTAGCTAGACTTATCCAAAGAGCTGGAAGAAGTGCTCATAGACCAGGTGGTAAATCTAAAATAATTTTTATGCCTACTAATTCTTTGGAGTTATTAGAGATTAGTGCAATGAGAAGAATAATAAAAAGTGGTATATCTGAAGAAATTAGACTTCCTGAATTATCTTATGATGTGCTTTTACAACATCTAATAAGTTTGGCATGCGGAAATGGCTTCGATCCGAAAATTGAGAAAGAAAGAATTAAAAGTTGCTGGAGTTATAGAAACTTAAAAGATCAAGATTGGAATTGGTGTCTTGACTTTTTAGAGTATGGAGGAAAATGCCTTAAAGCATACCCAAAATATAAAAAGATAATTAAACAAGAATCACAAAATAATGATGAAAACTTTAAATATTTTGTAAAAGACAAATCTATAATAAGAATGCATAAGTTCAATATTGGGACAATTACAAGTGACAAATTTGTGAATGTTAAATATATGAAAGGTAAATCCTTAGGTAATTTAGAGGAGAATTTTGCTTCAAAATTAAATCCTGGAGATACCTTTTACTTCGCAGGTAAGATGCTTGAATTTGTAAGAATCAGAGATATGATTTTATACGTTAAAAAATCAACAAAAAAAAGTTCTCTAATTCCTGCATGGGTTGGAGGTCAAATGGCAATTTCTGATCTACTTTGTGAAAGTTTGAGAAAAGAAATAGATATATGCAGTGAATTAGAAAATTATGATTACTTAAATCCTGAACTAAATTCATTACGCCCAATATTGAAGAAACAAAGAGTTCTTTCAAATATTCCAAAGAAAGATGAATTCCTTATAGAAATATATAAAACTAAGGATTTATCAAATCTTTTTGTTTTTACACTTGATGGCAAATTTGTAAATGAAGGAATTGCATTTCTATGGGCTTTAAGATTGGCAAAATTAAAACAATCTACATTTAGTATTACCGCTAATGATTTTGGATTTAGCTTAACTACCGTAGACGATTATGACTTTTCCATAATAAAAAAAGAAGCTGATTATTTTTTGGATAACAAAAAATTAGAAGAAGATCTAGAAAATGCAATTAATTTTTCAGAATTAACAAAACGAAGATTTAAAAATATTGCCCAAATAAGTGGGCTTGTAAATCAAAATAACCCAACCAAAACAAAAACTTCCTCTCAACTTCAAATAAGTTCAAGTCTTTTTTACGATGTCTTTACTAAATATGAAGAAGGCCATCTTTTGATAAAACAATCGCATCAAGAAGTTAAAGAATATCAATTAGAAAATAAAAGAATATCTAGATCATTAGAAAGATTAAAAAATTTTAAAATGCTATTTAACAAGATAAAAACTCCAACTCCTTTTGCTTTCCCTTTATTAGTTGAAAGACTTAAAAATACTTTAAGCAATGAACCAATAGAAAAAAGAGTAGAAAAACTTATAAAAAAATATAGTGATTAA
- a CDS encoding translation initiation factor IF-2 N-terminal domain-containing protein, translating to MSINTPIFTIAKDLNVESNRILLACKKLGINAKGATKRLNKQELERIKSYFETGKNVSDEVINLNKVKSKSRSKKIEEKLKVKYFANRLIRKS from the coding sequence ATGTCTATCAACACTCCAATTTTTACTATTGCCAAAGACCTTAATGTCGAAAGTAACAGAATATTATTAGCCTGCAAGAAACTTGGAATCAACGCAAAAGGTGCTACAAAAAGATTAAATAAACAAGAATTAGAAAGAATTAAAAGTTATTTTGAAACTGGCAAAAATGTTTCAGATGAAGTGATCAATTTAAATAAAGTTAAAAGCAAAAGCAGATCTAAAAAAATTGAAGAAAAGTTAAAGGTAAAATATTTTGCAAATAGACTTATTCGCAAATCTTAA